One Ilumatobacter coccineus YM16-304 genomic window, AGCCGAAGGAGCTGTTCGAGGATCGGCCCGTCGTGCAGCCGGGATGAGCGCGACCGGCGCTTGCTGGGCACTGCGGTGTTCACCTCGTTGCCATCTGGGACCACGAACGGTTCTCGCGAGTTCTCCAGGAGGAAGCGGAGGAACCGTCGAAACTTCTCCTCGTCGGTGAGCAGCGACCGAAGCGCTCGCCGCTGGCGCCCCTGGGGCATGTCGATGTCGCCGACCAGAACGACGTCGATCGCGTCGAGGCGGCCAGTCGGGTCACTGACGCGTGCCACGACGAACCTCGTGACGTCACCAAGGTGGAGTTGGGTGGTGACCGGCTCACCGTCGAGCAGTTCGTTCGAGAGCGGTTCGTGTCGGGTCAGCCATCGCAAGCTGATGTCGTACCCGCACCTGTCGATCGGGCGAGCGAACTCGAGTTGCACGGCGAAGAGTTCGCCATCGTCGTCGGCCACCGCTGCGCTCCCGGAGAGGCGAGCGCTCGACAGGTTGTGCACCGTGTCGTCGAACAACCTGCTGTCGGCGTCGGCATCATCGTCGTCGGCCGCTCCCCCGATCCAGGGTTCGAGCATGTCGCGCAGAACGAGTTCGTCGGAGTCGTCGTCGGTGGCCTCGGTGGCGACCGATTGTCCGAGCAGAGCGTGAACCCCGAGCGTGTCGAGTGAGCCGCCGAGCCTGACGAGCACTTCGTCATTGTGAGCGAGCCCTGCACCTGTCGCGTTCGCTGAGCCGAGCCAGAGCGATGCCACATCGCCAACATCGAAGGCGAACACTTTGGCGTGCAGGTCGGCTCCCAATCGAGCGTCTTCTCCCGATTCGATACCCGACAGGTCGGTGTTCATGGTGAAGGCGTCGAAGCCTTTGGCACGCTCGTCGTCGAGCGATGCCGACCGCGACACCAGGAAGGAGTCGCCGGAGGCTGGCGGTAGTTTGCGTAGCGCATCGGCCCCGAGGAACGGCGAGATCACCAGGCGGCGATCGCACTTCGGCGGGAAGCGGTCGACGAGCGAGTCTTGGCCCGAGAGCCACACGATCTCCGCGGTGTCGCATCCCGGCGGAGCGGCAAAGGATGCGGCGTCGAGGTCTGTGGCGATCGAATCGATGAGCTGTTGGCGTTGCTCGGCGACAGCGATCATCGACCTCGACGGCAGCGAGCGGAGCATCCCGGCCAACGGCTGACCAGAAGCCGTGCCCTCGGAGGCATCGGTCGAGTCGAGGCGAACGAGCACGTCCCATGACGAGCCCAGGGAGAGGTTTCGACTGCCCACGAGAACGCGGATCCCGGTCCCGCCGCTGGGCTCTCGGAACCGGAGGATCCACACCTTCGGATGGAAGGTCGAGTTCCGTGGCACTCGCACTGGAATGACCATTTCATCGAGGAACGAGGTGAGTTCTTCGGTGCCGACGGTGAATGGCGTGGCTGCCCCCGCCTGATGGAACACGATCGTTCGTTCGGCGAATCGGCGAAGCGAATCGGCGAGCAGAATCGGGTCGGCTGCTGCCAAGGAGTCGCTCTCGTGTTGGGTCACCCACGCAGCGGGCGGAATCAGCAGCGCGTCGAGCGAGAGGGTGTAGGTCATTCCGATCGCGGCGTCGATCTGGAAGCCTGCTGGCGGGCGGAGTGCGTCGAGCAGCAGCAACCGTTCGTTGGGAGCGAACATCAGGACGCCTCCGCGATGTCGTCGGCGAAGCCGCGGACGCGTCCCCAGCGGTAGTCGAGTCGGTTCGACGCGAGCATGGTCGGCTGTTTCATCCAACGCCTGA contains:
- a CDS encoding phospholipase D family protein, with the protein product MFAPNERLLLLDALRPPAGFQIDAAIGMTYTLSLDALLIPPAAWVTQHESDSLAAADPILLADSLRRFAERTIVFHQAGAATPFTVGTEELTSFLDEMVIPVRVPRNSTFHPKVWILRFREPSGGTGIRVLVGSRNLSLGSSWDVLVRLDSTDASEGTASGQPLAGMLRSLPSRSMIAVAEQRQQLIDSIATDLDAASFAAPPGCDTAEIVWLSGQDSLVDRFPPKCDRRLVISPFLGADALRKLPPASGDSFLVSRSASLDDERAKGFDAFTMNTDLSGIESGEDARLGADLHAKVFAFDVGDVASLWLGSANATGAGLAHNDEVLVRLGGSLDTLGVHALLGQSVATEATDDDSDELVLRDMLEPWIGGAADDDDADADSRLFDDTVHNLSSARLSGSAAVADDDGELFAVQLEFARPIDRCGYDISLRWLTRHEPLSNELLDGEPVTTQLHLGDVTRFVVARVSDPTGRLDAIDVVLVGDIDMPQGRQRRALRSLLTDEEKFRRFLRFLLENSREPFVVPDGNEVNTAVPSKRRSRSSRLHDGPILEQLLRLLAQDPAELRHLDAVLADLVADDPDVLPAGFGELWAALQPYIDQEVAS